The nucleotide window ACGGGCTGCTTCATGTGCGGCGCGAAGGCCACGGCAGCCGTGATGAACGAAACGTTGAGCAGCACCGGCGCGAACGCGGGCAGCGAGAACTGCTTGTACGTGTTGAGCACGCCGGACGCGAGCGACGTCAGCGAGATGAACACGATATAGGGGAACATGATGCGCGTCATCGTGACGGCGAGCGGAAACGCCTGCCCGTCGCTCTTCAGGCCCGACGCGACCACAATCACGACGAACGACGCGCCGAAAATGCCAAGCAGCGAGAGGATCGCGAGCACCCAGGCGAGCACAGTCGACGTGGCGTCGACGAGCGCGCGCGTGGCGTCATGGCCCTTCTGGTTCTTGAACTCCGCGAGAATCGGCACGAACGCCTGCGAGAAGGCGCCTTCCGCCGAGATGCGGCGCAGCAGGTTGGGAATGCGAAACGCGACGTAGAAGGCGTCGGTGTACTGGCTCGCGCCAAATGCGCGCGCAATCAGCGTTTCTCGGGCCAGACCGGTCACGCGCGACAGCAGCGTGAAGCCGCTGACTGTCAGCAGGGCTCGGAATAGATTCATGGGGCGGCTATTATACGGGCGCCTTCCGCTCGATCGCGCAAGCGCAGCGCAATGGTCGACGCAAAACCCGCGCGACGGCGCAGGCAGACGGGAGGCAAAGACAAAACGCGCTGATTGTGACCGCGTCGCGTTAAAGGCGTTCACCTCCGGCGGCACTTGTCGTCGCTGAAGCGCAGTGCTTGCCTCGCATTGCCACCCTCATGATTCTGTTGCTATAATCGTCGATTCGGGTTCTCTCAGAGGGCTCGAAGCGCGTCTTGGAAAGGGGGCAGGAAGCTGCTCTGGCACAAAAGGCGCGGCCAGTTTAGAGCAAACCGAACTGGCAAATACCGTTTTGGACTTTCAGGCAACAGCAGGCAACGCTGCCGAAGGTTCAAATCCAGGCAAAGAGCGCCGGCCAGGTCCACGCTCCGCAATCACAAGGAATCGCAATGGCAAACTCCGCACAAGCACGCAAGCGCGCCCGTCAGGCCGCGAAGGCAAACTCGCACAACTCGGCACTGCGCTCGAAGTTCCGCACCGCCATCAAGGCTGTTCGCAAGGCAATCGACGCCGGCGACCAGGCAAAGGCTGCTGAAGTTCTGAAGGCAGCGGGCAAGACGCTCGACATCATCGCCGACAAGAAGATCGTTCACAAGAACAAGGCCGCTCGCAACAAGAGCCGCCTGGCTGCTGCCGTCAAGGCAATGCAAGCTGCGCAGTAAAGAGATTCGCACTGCCGGCCACGCTGGCAGCGCTCTCTTGAGCTGCACGACAAAAACCCGCTTTGGCGGGTTTTTTTGTTTTTGTCGGGCACAAAAAAAAACCCGCCGAAGCGGGTCCGTTCGTCGCTGCGGCTGTGCCGTTAGCGCACGGTGGCTTGCTGTGTGGCGTGATCGTGCGGCAATTCGCACGCCTCGGTCACGAGGAGGTCGTTGTCCTTCGCGAAGTTCATGACGAAATTGAAGGCCATCGGCTCGACGTCCTTCAGGCGCGAGTCCAGCACGACGACCTTGAGGTCGCCGATCATCGTCGGGCGCACGTAGAGCGAGTAACGCAGATAGGCGTTCGGGCCGCGAGCATTGGCCGACGCTTTCGGACCGAAGCTCGACATCACCCCGGCGAGGCGCTCCGACCAGTCGCTCGGACGAAACTTCTTCCCCGCGCTGGTGATGCCTTGAATGAAGTATTCGGTTGGAGCTTCGTCGGCCATGCAGGAGTACCTGTGTGTGTAGCTGCTGGGTGCGTTTGCAGCATGTAACGGCGGCACGAGCGCTGCGCCCGCGCGGATACCTCACGGGTACCGCGGAACGCCGGCCGCGGGGATCGCCCGCCACCACGCGCCTGGACAGTCCGATGGATAGGGAACGGCTGCCGCGCACCCCGCCTGGCGTCAAGTCTCGAAAATCGTCGCCGCCGCATGTCACAAGTAGGTCTTGCAACGGATCGACGGGACGATTTCGCGGCGCACTGCCAGTCAGCGCACAGGCCGCCCCGCGGGCTTGCCTGCCGTTGCCGCGAGGTGTCGCCACCTTGCCGCAGGTGTTGCCACCACACGCTCAGGGCCCGTTTGTCGTGCCTAAGAAATCTCTGGGATTATAGCGCACCGACCGTTTTGACGCAGTGCACACAAGGCATTTGAAAGGCTAAATCCGGGCCCTCGCGATGGCCGCGAAACAGCCGCGAAAGCCATCCCGAAAGCGCCGCCCACCCCGTGCCAGAACACCCTGCCCAAATTTAGGGCAACTCGTCAAAATGCGCAAAATCCTTTATGCTGCTTTGACTTACCACCAACCTCAGCGGCGTCGCCGGCCCAATCTTGCAGTTCGAGGCCGGATCGGGCGCCGTTTTCGTTTCATGACCTCCCGGACCATACGCCATTACCTGCAGTTCAAGGATTTC belongs to Paraburkholderia flagellata and includes:
- the rpsT gene encoding 30S ribosomal protein S20 — translated: MANSAQARKRARQAAKANSHNSALRSKFRTAIKAVRKAIDAGDQAKAAEVLKAAGKTLDIIADKKIVHKNKAARNKSRLAAAVKAMQAAQ
- a CDS encoding DUF3579 domain-containing protein, producing the protein MADEAPTEYFIQGITSAGKKFRPSDWSERLAGVMSSFGPKASANARGPNAYLRYSLYVRPTMIGDLKVVVLDSRLKDVEPMAFNFVMNFAKDNDLLVTEACELPHDHATQQATVR